The sequence TACTTCCTAACACTCACTTATGGGACTTTCAGAAGTTGGAAAACCTATTTTACAGATAGGATATTGAGCTGATTTTAAAAAAAGCCAGTTATTTCTTCACTGGATTTCTACTTCTGGAACCATTCGCGCTCTGGAGAGTATTCTGTAAAGTCTGGATATTGGTTTGCAGAAAAGAATGCTAGAAAAGAGGCTTTAGTTTCATGACAAGCCCGGCCTTCACTAAGTGGTATTAAGCAATGCATCTGGACTCTTAAAACTGCACCAAAAATTAAGATTTTCCTTTGGAAAGTCATTAGCGGTGCCATCCCTGTTGTTGATCATCTCGTCGAAAGAGGAATGAAGGTTGACACTCAATGCCAAATTTGTGGTTTGGAGGGAGAATCAATGAATCATGTCCTTTTTACTTGTACTATTGCAAGGCAGTCATGGGCTCTATGTAACTTTCCTATTCCAGAGAATGGTTTTGACCCCTTCTCCATCTACTCCAACATTTACTACGTTCTACAGatggggaaaaatcaaagttgtCCTTATCATATCAGAAGGAGTGGCCCTTGGATTATGTGGTCAATATGGAAGAATAGAAATTGTCTTCTCTTCAATGGAAGTTTATCAGTGGGATCAACCTTTACGAGATCAATCTTTGAAGAGATAGATCACTGATTTTTAGTTAAAGATTTAGAAGACCAAGAGCGTGCAACTAAtctagaaagaaagaaaaaaattatttttggctGGAAACCACCACATGTTACTTGGTTGAAATGTGACATTGGTTATGTTTGGGACAAAAATCGATTTGAATGTGGAGCGTCTTGGATTCTTAGGAATTCAGATGGAAAAGTGTTACTTCATGGAAGAAGGTCTTTCAACAATGTTCTCAGCCAGACAgaatattttttgaaagttgGAGCTGGGCAATTGAAAATATGAAATCCCCCCACTTTGATAACATTATCTTCTCTAGTGAAGATCATACTCTAGTAGGAGCTTTATCCAAACCAGCTGTTTGGCCCGCTTTAAAGTTCTACTATCGGAAATTCTCTTCTTtgcttaataatttttttgtcttgGCGAGTAGAATCGCCGTCACGCCAGGCCCTTAATGCGGCTTTTCGTATTGCTAAATAGTGTTGTTAAGGAAAATTTGTTTCAATCCTACATTGCTAGAGGTTTTCCTGATTGCCTTAAGGATCTTTTTATTTAGGAATcctatgttttctttttgttctttggATCACCTTTGATCCCTTTCTGTACTTTGAATGTATGTTCTTTGAGTATTATAATGAAAGtgttttaagaatatatatataaaaaggaaaaagaatctcccctaagaagaaaacaaaaatcaaaacaagtAAATGGAATATAATGGTAACTAGTAGACGTAGACCGACCTTAGGGATGAAATACTTGTTTAGAACCTcaaattttagggtttcatatAATAGCCCCtaaaagtttgtattttttcttataGGAAAACTCGCTTTTACATAAATATCTCTTATAGTCAAGACCGGATCTGGACACGACTACATGAAACATTGGAATTGATATCCTGAATTTTTTAAGGTTATATACAAAAGTTGAATCTCCTAAAATTATGggaaaaatttataagaaatattttttagtttctgAGTTTTCAAGCTCTGCTTACAGTCAaactatatttaaatatcttttataaaaaaaagtatcaaaatgaaaaaatagaataatatgcAATTcctataaacaaaattaaaaaaatataatccaCTTCAGTTTCCTTTTGTTTATAATGGTGTATGAAAGTGTATTTCTGAAGATATCTCGATTTTATTTGATCGTGATTGTTTTTGCACGTACGTGGTGTTCGCAAGCTGCTCGGTATTCAGAAGAGCTGGTCGGAGCTTTTTTTGTTGGGGTAAACTATATACAtagtattaatataattatttagtttggttGGTCGGCTCAGATTCAGTTTTACAAAGCTATGGTCCTATGGATCATCCAAATCCAAGAAGAcctaattaaaaattgttactTAGGGAATTGGATGTTTTTCACTAATGTAAAACCTGAATTGGGACCAAAgctgtattttatttttgttctttctcttttaataatataagatagatataCAAAAGTTAGTATTTAACTAAGCGGTTGAACACGGTACGTATAAAGTTGAAGCGGACTCGATACATATAGGAAACTATATACAAAACAGTTGGATATTCGGAAGATGGAGAAGGTTGATCCCAACAAGAAAAGCGAAAATGAGATATAAAGTTCTTTTATTTTACCATGCATAGTAAAGTTTCAAATACAGGCACCCAACATTATTGTAAAAAGAAACTAAGAATTTCATTGCAAAGTCCACATCTCTTATCCTATTCTCCAGATTTGAACGGTTCCTTAAAAGAGTTGGCATCAACTGGCCTCGAACGAGGAGGAGCGAAAGCGCCGCGGAGTTTCAGAACTTCAGCGCGTCGCATCATGCCAGCTTTTGCGAGAAGGTCCCACTCCTGCAAAAGAAATCAGTCTTAGATGGGTATCAAAAAAGCAACTTGTTATGAATATATGAGATGGATGGATATGATTTAAACACATTACCTCTGAGCGACCAAGCTGCAAGTTATCAGGATTGGTGCGATCTACTTTTTTTTGCTTGCGACCAGGTCCCACACCTAATTGACAACCAAGAGTGGTAAATATCAGAATGAAAAACGTTATAGACAAATTCAGCAGTGAAATACTTACAAAATAAGCATGTGTTTCACTCTTGAGGTGCTTTGTGAAATCTTCAAAACTTGGGGCATCAAAATGGCAAACTGAACAAGACCAGGGAGATTCACCCGTTCCACGATCCAACCGGTAAGAAAAAATAAGTCTTGATGTTGTCTCCAGTTTATTATCGGCATCTgtgaaaaccaaaacaaaaataaaaggggTTGAATTCACTTTAAAGATTCTAAACTGTATATTTCTATGGATCTAATTCCACAGTTATAATAAATTCTGTAAAATCTAGCTCAACAATTTTGTTTCACGTTTTAGAAACTGCGATTACAAATCGACCCGACTGAAATCAAATACAACTTGATCCGATCtaactaaataataaacagaaaaaCTCAAGGATGAACtactaataaatttttttaacccTCGTGAATCAATTGTGTGACTTTGGTTAGGTACAAGAGAAaggaattaaaaattaaaaacgggTTTATTTGGAACACGATGAcacatgtaaattatatattattaagatTCTGATTTATAAGAATCACACAATTTTGAACCTTATTGGTACACAGCTAGGACTACTGAACCCAAAATCATTTGGAAAAGTTAGAAGGAaggagggagagagagggagagagagagaggacaaaCACCTGACAGTAAAGTTTCCCAGAAACAGAGTTTAGGCAGAGAGGGTGGAGCTGGGTTTGACTGAGGATAAGTAGGAAGAATTCTGTATCCTTTCACTTCAAGGCCAGAAAATGTAGAAGCTAAATGTTCCAGTTCCTCATGACCGGTTATGACCATTATAGTAGCCGGAGGAGGATTCCTACGGGACCACTGATACAAATCCGTGTGAACCCCTGTTTCAGAAAAGGAAGGCAATGCTGAATCCAAAcagtaacttaaaaaaaaaaatctaaaaatgtaaaaagagagagagagagaagaaagaagattaACGGTCAGCATGTTTAAGAGAGATTCCAGAGGAAGAAAGCTTCCTCATGACGTCTTCACCAGGGATCTCTGTTAGGTTGTCGCTAATGGCAGTGATGGAGAGAGGACCATAGGGGCGATCGCGTCTTAACTTCTCCAGCGCCGTTTGTATTCTCGGAACCACCTGGAGAGGATCATGACCAACAGGAATCGGGCAGTTGCTGATGTTCCATATCACCAACGCGTTCTCCTCCTCATGCTGCTCCCTCGCCATgttcttgtttttgttcattttccctacaaaatcaaaattcatattcacaaacaaaatcaaatcgCGGCTGATCTAATAAACTACCTAAGATACTGACTCAAGTTGTTGAATCAAGATCACCCACCTCGAATGTGAAACGTTTCGTTAGGTAGGGCAAACTATGGAGCGAGCGATGGATGAGACCGAGATAAAAGGGAACTAACTAGCTTCACCTTATATACAAAATGTTAGGCTGGTTTATATGGGCCGATGGGCTTTCCCCATCTTTTCAACCAACAATCAAGGGCGAGGACTTACTACCATTCCAAACCTAACTGAGAGCCAACAACCTTTCCACGTTCATCTTCAAGTCTTCCACCGACCAAAAGGATTAGTATGGATTTGGGCTCAAGCTGATGATTGTAATGACATGGGCCCAATCCTACTCTAAGCCCAATATCAAaataattcctttttttttccgcATCTTCTGCTTCGGTCTGTGTTTTTCCAATAGCATTAGAAGAACTGATATAatccttatatatacaaaaggatTAGGTCAGAGTTTTTGactaggggtgggcaaaaaacccgaaccaaaccgagtcaaaccaaaccaaccaaaccgaaatcgattcaaaccaaaccaaagtctATTTCAAACCATTCGGTTGAAAATTTTCCCAACCCGAAtggttcggttcagttcggtttaaaaccaaaccgaaccaaaaaaccgatgtgttaattatttaaattacaaatattagtaataataccaatatactaaaattgtAATACTAAACTatgtattttctatttttattcagTAACTTATATgcttctaacctaatatgtaatcatcaaaatatttgatttaaaaaaaatagaaaagtttttattcttatattcttatatatatgtaaatgtagatgttaaatctaaacctaaaacctaaagcaaattttattaaaaacaaaaaatcttctCCACAGCGTCACATGGAAGATGATTCATTGAGCTACTCTTCCGGAAGCCATTGAGCTAAACCAGTGTGCTTTTGTAGAGGGACGACTGCTACTGGAGAACGTCCTACTAGCTACTGAGCTTGTCAAGGACTACCATAAGCCATCGATCTCATCTCGCGCAACAATAAAACTGGACATATCTAAAGCTTTTGACACAGTTAGTTGGTCGTTCAGATACTCTGTGTGCCATGCGGTACCCGGATATGTTTGTTGCCTGGATTATGCGTTGTATCGACACAGCGGCGTTCTCGGTCTCCGTAAATGGGGAGCTTGAGGGCTTCTTTGCTAGTAGAAGGGGGATTAGACAGGGATGCTCATTGTCTCCATATCTCTATGTCATCATTAGTAATGTGCTATCGAAGCTTCTAAACAAGGCGGCCGGGGAAGATCTTATTGGCTATCATCCTCAGTGTAAAGATGTGAATTTGTCCCATCTGAGTTTTGCGGACGACATTGTTGTGTTCACAAATGGCTCACCCTCATCACTTCGTCACACTCTCTCTGTCTTCTAGCAGTTCGGGGATTTATCAGGGCTGAGAATCAACATCGCAAAGTCTACGGTGTTTGCAGCTGGCCGGGAGAAACATGCTTTGGAAAATGAAGCAGCAGTGGTGGGGCTGTCGATCTCTGCGTTGCCTATTAAGTATTTGGGCCTTCCTCTCACCTCTAAAATCATGTCTAAGAATGATTATGAGCCTTTAATATCAAAGGTTAGGAAACGCTTTCTCTCCTGGACAAGTAAAGCTCTTTCCTATGCAGGTAGGCTTCAGCTCATTAAGTCAGTAATTGCGAGTATGACCAACTTTTGGTGTGCTGCTTTCTGTCTTCCTCAAGCATGTATTGATGAAATAGAGAGTATGTGCTCGGCTTTCCTATGGAGTGGTTCGCCCCATAATTCCTCCAAGGCCAAAATCGCCTGGGAAGAAGTGTGTTACCCGTATGCAGAAGGTGGTTTGGGTATTCGACGGGTGCGTGAAGTTAGTACTGTGCTCATGCTAAAGCTTATATGGAGGCTGTTCTCGTGCACCTCTTCTCTGTGGGGAGACTGGGTGAAGAAATATCTTTTGAGAGGGGAGACATTCTGGGATGCAAAGGATACAGGGCTGGGATCATGGGTTTGGAGGAAATTGTTGCGGCCTAAACCTTTGGTGAAAGGCTTTCTAAGAATGGATATTAAGGATGGATGCAGTGTGAGGTTCTGGACTGATATATGGCACCCACTAGGCCGCCTGATTGAGATCACAGGAGAGGTCGGTACGCAAAAGCTTGGTATAGCAAGGGAGTCAAAAATCTGCGAGGTCTTGCGTGATGGTGTATGGAGGTTTCAAAGCTGTCGTGATCAACACATTAGAGATGTAGTTCTGAGTGTCTCCGGCCTTCCGCTATCTCTATCAGCAGTCCCTGATGGTGTGTTGTGGAAGTATGGAGAAGATAACTATAAGGATGTGTTTGTAGCGTCGGAGGTTTGGCAACAGCTACGTGGGCGAAAGGAGGAAGTAAGGTGGAGCAAGCTAGTCTGGTTTCCCCAAGGAGTTCCCCGCTATGCATTTATAACCTGGTTGGCCATTAGAGACAGACTAGCTACGGGTCATCGTACTAGACAATGGGGGCATGTGCAATGGTGTGTTTACTGTGGTGAGCCGGATGAGACAAGAGACCATCTTTTTTTCGCTTGTCCATATACTTTCACACTCTAGTTACAGGTTGTAGGCAATCTGTTTGGTTCAGACCCTGACCCGGACTGGGAAATCACGCTGCAAAGTATGCTTTTGGGTTCTTATGATCGGCTTACTTCTATCTTATTGTGTCTGGCCCTGCAAACCTCCGTTTACTTCATATGGAGGGAGCGGAACGACCGGCGACACAACGGGACGGGAAAAACTGTAGATCAGCTGGCTCGGCTAATTGATAAGTCAATAAGGAATAGGATTACTGCTGCAAACTACCGCTCGAATCAAAAGCTATATGGACTGATGCAGAGATGGTTTAGTGCTCATCTATAGTCTAGAGTTTATGCAGTAGCCTTTAGTAGTctaaaaactcattttttgtACATATGTTCTTTTaaagttgatcaataaatttaacatttcatcaaaaaaaaaaaaaagatgattcattgcaggatttttaaataatgatataagagacattactaatgatattgtttttttttaccttagttaactttcatttgttttaatacttatataattttgtgactttttgaaaagtttttttttcagttttatatttaatttagttcacttatctttaaaaaaattaaactaagaagaatctaattaaaccgatccaaaatacaaaccgaaccgaatcgaatACAAACCAAACAGaatacaaaccaaaccgaatataaactgaaccgaacacaaaccaaaccaaaccaaactaactatggCTTATTTCAATTAGAAAAATACTAGAACCGGACtaaacaaaccgaaccgaacccaaataaaggtaaaaacaaaaataaataacttgtaaatattaaaactataagaaattacctaatagtgagTTGCCTCTCACTCAGCagttgttatagtcatttagcttgaatTTGGAGGTTGTTTGTGGCTAGTAATGATCAAAGTGACCACTTGGTTGTATGCAAGTGTCCACTTCATCTTCGCTCATCTGGAACCAAGTGACAATGAAGCTTCTAATGCCTTCATCTCCCCTGGTCcattgattttttaatctttctctaaCAACCTCACCATCATGCATCCTATGCTGAAGATTTCCAATGTCGCGTTGTTGCATTCCAAGTCTGGCATATGTTTATTCTGAGATGTCCTTCAGCTCTTGGTAGACATCTTCTTCCAGCAAGTCTTGAGAGAACGTGATCTCACCAAGCTTATCATGTAAAGCCTTCTCGGTTACCAGCTTGTTTCATGATCTGGTATAgccgttgtcgatcgatgggtatgtATGTATGTCGATCAATGGTGATGGTTATGCTTGAGAATCGAGTTGTCTCTGAATCGTGTCCATCTCATGTTGCAAAGCATCCAGGCGTGTGGTCAAGAAATCTACACCATCACATAGTGGGTATTAAAAACCATCAGGCCGATAGGTGAATGATTGTAGCCTATCTTCGAATGATGCGAGTCGAGCGTCGATCAATGTTTGGAtgtgagcgtcgatcgatggttgagcGTGAGTGGCGATCGATTTTGATCTTCATGTACCGACTGCATGTTGTTTCTGAAGCATGGCTATTTCTTGCTTCATCTCATATGTGCGTGTGGTCAGCCAGCTAATATTGTTGTCAAACGAGTAGTAGACGTCATCGAGCCTCTTTGAATGATAATCATTTGAAGTTTTGATAGCTTTGTAGATCTCTGCTACTAACTTATCAATCTCTGCGTTGTTGTAGTTGTTCTGCTCTTACACGGTCGGTATGGATACCTCTGTGTTCTCCCAATGAGGTTTCCACTTCCTGTTTTGATGATGTGTGCTTTTTCTGGATCCGAAGTGACCCTCGATCGATGGTGCAGCtgcgtcgtcgatcgatggtggatcCTCTGATTTGTTCTTAGGATTGAAGAAGTTACTGGATGCATTCATGGCAATGATTTCAGCTATGTCTTCCTTGGatatgtgaagaatgcgttcaTCCATTGCTCCTGCTTGGCCTTCTggatccctgaaaataccaaattcatcaggagttggatatgtcttgatttttttagatgtcataactcttacCTTGTtcgagaaaattttaaatagtctaaactattttttgatattttgtatgtcaaatgaaaataaaaatataaaaactaaagttaagtattttctaaatgtttttaaacataaaatatatacatatccaaactattattttatgttaaaaaaaatagaaaatattgaaatttagtttctatatttttatttacatagctgatatattattatataataaaataattcatttattaatttGCGGTTCATCCATGGTTCACCCGCAGTCGACCCAGTGACCCAGCAACCCGGTAAGTCCTCCGGTTcagtgtccgggtcgggtttaaaaacattggtatTATCTTTAACATGTAACTTGGAATCTGGTGTGTGATGAGCGTTGATCGATGGCTGGATGTCGCTGTCGTAGGActgctgtcgatcgattctttgggatgtttgtcgatcgatggatgAATGGCGATGTCAATCGATGGGGGAGTTCGGCTATCGATTGATCCTGAATACTTTGTCTCAAATTCATCCTCAAAATCGAAGTGGCATGCTGCAGTGACAAATTCGTATTGTCCATAACGAGTTCTAAACGCAGTCTTCATGACATCACCCTCTAAAATtggaatctgatgatagccaGACGTCAAGTCGATCTTTGAAAACCAACTTGCTCCCCTTAActgatccaacaactcgtctATCCTTGGGAGAGGATACTTGTCTTTGATTGTGATATTGTTGATTCCTCGATAATCAATACAAAgtcgcatgctaccatccttcttcttgacAAATAAGACCGGAGCTCCCCATGGTGAAGAGCTAGGTCTTATGAAACATTTCTCCATTAAATcttcaagttgtttcttcaACTCTGCAGGTCCCATGCGGTAAGGAGCCTTTGCTATTGGCTTAGCTCCATATTCCAAGTTAATTGTGAAAGGGTTACTCCGAGGTGGAGGTAACTCCTTTAACGCCGCAAATACATCCTCAAACTCTTGTATGACCGCAATATCCGAAATTTCAACTCCATTGCTAGTGGGTCCTTCACTAGCAGTCACTGTTACCAGATGCGCTTCTCCATCCTTAAGCAAATCTTCCACTCTCAAGGCAGCTACTAAAGACACAGACTTGCTTGGACTGATCCCGTAGAACACTATTTGCCGTTGTCTGTTCTCCTTGAACAAAATACGACTTTCCCACAATCTAATTGTGCCCAGTAGCCTGATAACCAATCCATGCCCAAGATAACTTCATATCCTTTTAAGGACACCACCAACAAATCTGCCAAGAACATCTTCTCGCAAATGACTAACGGAACTCTTTTGAGGCATTCTTTTGCTTGAAGGGTTTGGTCTCCGGGAGTCATCACAGCCACATCCATCATGTCAATCACAAATGAACCCACAAACTCGGCAGCTACCTCAGgggtcacaaaactatgtgttgccccGGAGTAgaacaatacatgtgtgggACGCCCCGCAACATGTAAAGTTTCTGCCACAACATCAATATATATCAACAACATAATAATTATCCAATAGAAATTAACCAATCCATCACAAGAATTCACACAACACAAAATCAATATAGTAAGGTTAAAGAACCCAAATACCTGTAATGGGACCCTTAGATGGACCTGGAGGTTTAGTATCCTCTAGTTCTAAAGCGTAAACTCTACCTCCTATAGCTTGCCTTTTTGGCGCTGGTGCGATTACAGGTGGAGCTGGAGGAGGATGGACATTGATTGGCATAGCTGGGATAGAACGGTTGACGTTGCACTGGGTAGAGATGTGCATTTTCTTTCCACACGTGAAACATGTAGGATTGTAGGAGTTTGACTGAAAGGATCCAGGTTTCTTCCCGAAACATTCACTTGACTTATGGCCTATTTTGCCACAGTTAAAGCATTTTCATGTGAACAGAGATTGTCGACTTGGCCCTCCCAATTCCTTTTCCTTATCTTTACCCTTAAATGATCTTTGGTTTCCACCAGACTTTCCTTCTTGATGCTGCTTGGATTTCTTACTTGCCGCCTTCTCAGCTTCTAATCCGATCTCCAAATTCACAGCCTTTTCCACTAGCTCGGTGAGACTCTCGTAGTTTCCGACTGCCAGTCTATTTTCTAACTCTGGTTTTAGACCAAACAGAAAGTTAGATATCATGGTCTCCTCATCATCTTGTCCTCGCAGCACGTGTCGTCGCAGCCGCATGAACTCAGATTCATATTCTCTAACCGTCTTATCTCCTTGTACCAAGTTTGCAAACTGGCGTTGAAGCCATCGCTTGGACTCCGGGGTGAAATACTTGCGTTCAAATTCCTTTTTGAATGCCGCCCAAGTGGTGACCAGATGTCTTACTTGGCGATTCCTACTTTCCCACCATTCTGCCGCGTCTCGTCAGGGTCTCAAAGTTTTTCTCCATAGTTCGAAGCCACTGGTCAGCTTCAAATGAGTCTGTCCCTCCATCAAAATGTGGTgtcttcatgttcttcatggCAGTTATCAATGGTAACATCGGTGTAGCCACTGTAGGTTGTGGTGGTACGAGTAGCTGAGGTTGCACCTGAGGTTGTTGCAATGACCTTGCTATCACGTCATGAAGCATCTTCAGAG is a genomic window of Brassica napus cultivar Da-Ae chromosome A2, Da-Ae, whole genome shotgun sequence containing:
- the LOC125584165 gene encoding uncharacterized protein LOC125584165, which encodes MISNFLFGLKPELENRLAVGNYESLTELVEKAVNLEIGLEAEKAASKKSKQHQEGKSGGNQRSFKGHKSSECFGKKPGSFQSNSYNPTCFTCGKKMHISTQCNVNRSIPAMPINVHPPPAPPVIAPAPKRQAIGGRVYALELEDTKPPGPSKGPITETLHVAGRPTHVLFYSGATHSFVTPEVAAEFVGSFVIDMMDVAVMTPGDQTLQAKECLKRVPLLGTIRLWESRILFKENRQRQIVFYGISPSKSVSLVAALRVEDLLKDGEAHLVTVTASEGPTSNGVEISDIAVIQEFEDVFAALKELPPPRSNPFTINLEYGAKPIAKAPYRMGPAELKKQLEDLMEKCFIRPSSSPWGAPVLFVKKKDGSMRLCIDYRGINNITIKDKYPLPRIDELLDQLRGASWFSKIDLTSGYHQIPILEGDVMKTAFRTRYGQYEFVTAACHFDFEDEFETKDPEGQAGAMDERILHISKEDIAEIIAMNASSNFFNPKNKSEDPPSIDDAAAPSIEGHFGSRKSTHHQNRKWKPHWENTEVSIPTV
- the LOC106433955 gene encoding uncharacterized protein LOC106433955, translating into MNKNKNMAREQHEEENALVIWNISNCPIPVGHDPLQVVPRIQTALEKLRRDRPYGPLSITAISDNLTEIPGEDVMRKLSSSGISLKHADRVHTDLYQWSRRNPPPATIMVITGHEELEHLASTFSGLEVKGYRILPTYPQSNPAPPSLPKLCFWETLLSDADNKLETTSRLIFSYRLDRGTGESPWSCSVCHFDAPSFEDFTKHLKSETHAYFVWDLVASKKK